From Diaminobutyricibacter sp. McL0608, one genomic window encodes:
- a CDS encoding bifunctional 4-hydroxy-2-oxoglutarate aldolase/2-dehydro-3-deoxy-phosphogluconate aldolase, which translates to MVILRGFDVPTTIELCHQAWDAGIRLVEIPLQNEESERALRAACAEAASNGLDVGAGTIVSTELADRAAAAGAAFTVAPGTDRDVLASSVGLGLPHLPGVGTASEVQALDAIGIRWVKAFPADALGPAWVKGILGPFPSARIVATGGIDGDNADAFLTAGAAAVSLGSSFAKLDRERLRTIGR; encoded by the coding sequence ATGGTGATCCTGCGCGGATTCGATGTACCGACGACCATCGAGCTCTGCCACCAGGCATGGGACGCCGGAATCCGGCTGGTTGAGATCCCGTTGCAGAACGAGGAGAGCGAACGCGCGCTTCGTGCGGCATGCGCAGAGGCCGCCTCGAACGGTCTCGACGTCGGTGCGGGGACGATCGTCTCGACTGAACTCGCCGACCGCGCCGCGGCCGCGGGTGCCGCCTTCACGGTCGCTCCCGGGACGGACCGAGACGTGTTGGCTTCGAGCGTCGGGCTCGGGCTGCCGCACCTTCCGGGCGTCGGCACGGCAAGTGAAGTGCAGGCGCTCGATGCAATCGGCATCCGCTGGGTCAAGGCCTTTCCTGCCGACGCCCTGGGCCCCGCATGGGTGAAGGGGATTCTGGGACCGTTCCCGAGCGCTCGGATCGTCGCCACCGGCGGCATCGACGGCGACAACGCCGACGCATTCCTGACCGCGGGCGCGGCGGCCGTGTCGCTAGGCTCCTCGTTCGCAAAGCTCGACAGGGAGCGACTGCGTACGATCGGCAGATGA
- a CDS encoding SDR family NAD(P)-dependent oxidoreductase gives MNPTTSEASWAGRVALITGATKGIGRACALRFGRNGAEVVVHGRDALAAARVVEEISVAGGRARAILGDLRDAEFCKRLIDSAGESAGRIDALINNAGANVFKGTLEATLDDWNDCLDLDLRAAWLCSKEAVAHMRPGSAIVNVSSNHAGSTLPGVFPYNVAKAGLNALTQSLAIELADRGIRVNTVAPGYIDTPINDAYFATFPDPEGARADAERLHPIGRLGTADEVAAAIEFLADDQSSGFTTGTTLTIDGGRAALLQDPRSTEATA, from the coding sequence ATGAACCCCACCACCTCCGAGGCGAGTTGGGCCGGCCGGGTCGCGCTGATCACTGGCGCGACAAAGGGAATCGGCCGCGCATGCGCGCTCCGCTTCGGCCGAAACGGGGCCGAGGTCGTCGTTCACGGCCGTGACGCGCTGGCCGCGGCCCGCGTCGTGGAGGAGATCAGTGTTGCCGGTGGCCGGGCACGCGCCATCCTCGGTGACCTCCGCGACGCCGAATTCTGCAAGCGGCTCATCGATTCAGCGGGAGAAAGCGCCGGACGTATCGACGCGCTGATCAACAATGCGGGTGCGAACGTCTTCAAGGGCACGCTCGAGGCCACGCTTGACGACTGGAACGACTGCCTCGACCTCGACCTGCGGGCGGCGTGGCTGTGCTCGAAAGAGGCCGTCGCGCATATGAGACCGGGTTCCGCGATCGTGAACGTCTCGTCGAATCACGCCGGCTCCACCCTTCCCGGGGTGTTCCCCTACAACGTCGCCAAGGCCGGACTCAACGCATTGACCCAGTCGCTCGCCATCGAACTGGCAGATCGCGGCATCCGCGTGAACACCGTGGCGCCGGGATACATCGACACCCCGATCAACGATGCCTACTTCGCGACATTCCCCGATCCAGAGGGTGCCCGCGCGGACGCCGAGAGACTGCACCCGATCGGCCGGCTGGGCACGGCTGACGAGGTCGCCGCTGCAATCGAGTTCCTCGCCGACGACCAGAGCTCAGGGTTCACCACCGGCACAACACTCACCATCGACGGCGGCCGTGCGGCTCTGCTGCAGGACCCGCGATCGACGGAGGCGACCGCGTGA
- a CDS encoding carbohydrate ABC transporter permease, which yields MTTATLKPSVTAPRRRRSSGGYTPTQAPLPSKVVVGLVLLITAIYSLAPVWWLLVTATKNNGYLFSTNGFWFSHFDLWNNIQQVFTMQGGLFARWMLNSALYSVLGAAVGTALSVMAGYALAKYRFRGKNAVFNVILAAVLIPAPMFALPLYLMFTSIGIVNTFWAVSLPSIVSPFGVYLSRVYASSSVPDEMIEAARLDGASEGGAFWRIAAPVMAPALVTIFLFQFVAIWNNYLLPAIMLSDASLQPVTVGLAGWRSQFNNGVPYNVTITGAFLSIIPLVIAFLCLQRFWRAGLTAGSVK from the coding sequence ATGACCACTGCCACACTGAAGCCAAGCGTCACAGCCCCTCGCCGGCGGCGATCCTCCGGCGGATACACGCCAACCCAGGCCCCCCTGCCGAGCAAGGTCGTCGTCGGGCTGGTTCTGCTTATCACGGCGATCTACTCGCTCGCTCCGGTCTGGTGGCTCCTGGTGACCGCCACGAAGAACAACGGCTACCTCTTCTCGACGAACGGCTTCTGGTTCTCCCACTTCGACCTCTGGAACAACATCCAACAGGTGTTCACGATGCAGGGCGGCCTGTTCGCGCGATGGATGCTCAACAGCGCCCTCTACAGCGTCCTCGGCGCAGCGGTCGGCACCGCGCTGTCGGTGATGGCTGGGTACGCGTTGGCGAAATACCGTTTCCGCGGCAAGAACGCCGTTTTCAACGTCATCCTCGCCGCCGTTCTGATACCGGCGCCGATGTTCGCGCTGCCGCTTTACCTCATGTTCACGTCGATCGGGATTGTGAATACGTTCTGGGCGGTGTCTCTGCCGAGTATCGTCAGCCCGTTCGGGGTCTACCTGTCGCGCGTCTACGCATCGTCGTCAGTCCCCGACGAGATGATCGAAGCCGCGAGACTGGATGGGGCGAGCGAGGGCGGCGCCTTCTGGCGCATCGCGGCGCCGGTGATGGCGCCGGCGCTCGTCACTATCTTCCTATTCCAGTTCGTGGCGATCTGGAACAACTACCTCCTGCCGGCAATCATGCTCTCGGATGCGTCTCTCCAACCAGTCACCGTAGGGCTGGCCGGCTGGCGCTCGCAGTTCAACAACGGTGTTCCGTACAACGTGACCATCACCGGTGCCTTCCTCTCGATCATCCCGCTCGTCATAGCCTTCCTCTGCCTGCAGCGGTTCTGGCGCGCCGGTCTCACCGCAGGGAGCGTCAAGTAA
- a CDS encoding IlvD/Edd family dehydratase, with protein sequence MSPAVNLGSTGAATPPQSPRRSAAWLGDGGKNGFIARHHLRQSGLSGRQFDGRPVIGIANSWSELTPCNAHLRDLANDVRRGIQQAGGLALEFPFVSLGEPFMRPSTMLYRNLAAMELEELIRANPLDAVVVLTGCDKTTPAGLMAMASVDLPAILLTGGPMLNGRFRGRSVGSGTDIWRMTESLRAGEVTQAEFTEFESSLNRSAGHCMTMGTASTMACLAEALGMQLPGTAALPAVDSRRRVLAEDTGARSVQLAEEGLRPSHILTRAAFENAIKVNAAIGGSTNAILHLLAIAGRAGVDVTLDDIDVLGRSVPLLVDLMPSGRFLMEEFAYAGGVPALLSRLGDVLARDALTVTGRPIGDTIEVGRVDDADVIRPIEDPVQAAGSGTAVLRGNLAPDGAVIKISAADPRLLSHEGPALVFDSLEDYLAVIDDDLDVTADTVLVVRNLGPRGYPGMPEVGNLPLPKKLLAQGVRDLVRISDARMSGTAYGACVLHVSPEAAVGGPLALVHTGDRIRLDADARRLDLLVRDDELATRRAEWTPPPAPAGSGWMRLYVDHVQQADRGADFDFLVGVRGDAPAKAAF encoded by the coding sequence GTGAGCCCCGCAGTCAATCTCGGAAGCACCGGTGCGGCCACCCCGCCACAGTCGCCCCGCCGCAGCGCGGCCTGGTTGGGCGACGGCGGGAAGAACGGCTTCATCGCCCGCCACCATCTGCGCCAATCAGGGTTGTCCGGCAGGCAGTTCGACGGCCGGCCTGTCATCGGCATCGCGAACTCGTGGTCAGAGCTGACCCCGTGCAACGCGCATCTGCGCGACTTGGCGAACGACGTCCGCCGCGGCATCCAACAGGCGGGCGGTCTCGCCCTGGAGTTCCCGTTCGTCTCTCTGGGCGAGCCGTTCATGCGGCCGTCCACGATGTTGTATCGCAATCTGGCTGCGATGGAACTCGAGGAGCTCATCCGCGCGAACCCGTTGGACGCGGTCGTGGTGCTCACGGGATGCGACAAGACCACTCCGGCGGGGTTGATGGCCATGGCGAGCGTCGACCTCCCGGCCATCCTGCTCACCGGCGGGCCGATGCTGAACGGACGCTTCCGCGGGCGCTCCGTCGGCTCGGGGACCGACATCTGGCGGATGACCGAGTCGTTGCGCGCCGGCGAGGTGACGCAGGCAGAGTTCACGGAGTTCGAGAGCAGCCTGAACCGGTCGGCCGGTCACTGCATGACGATGGGTACCGCATCCACCATGGCCTGTCTCGCCGAGGCACTCGGGATGCAACTTCCCGGCACGGCGGCCCTCCCCGCTGTCGACTCACGGCGTCGGGTGCTCGCAGAGGACACGGGGGCCCGCTCCGTCCAGCTTGCCGAAGAGGGTCTGCGGCCCTCGCACATCCTCACCCGGGCCGCGTTCGAGAACGCCATCAAAGTCAACGCGGCGATCGGTGGCTCCACCAACGCGATCCTGCATCTTCTGGCGATCGCCGGCCGGGCCGGGGTGGACGTCACGCTCGACGACATCGACGTACTGGGACGAAGCGTGCCTCTGCTCGTAGACCTGATGCCGAGTGGCCGATTCCTGATGGAGGAATTCGCTTACGCCGGCGGCGTCCCTGCACTGCTGTCCCGGCTCGGCGACGTGCTGGCCCGCGATGCGCTGACCGTGACCGGCCGGCCGATCGGCGACACGATCGAGGTCGGACGCGTCGACGACGCGGACGTCATCCGGCCGATCGAGGATCCCGTGCAGGCGGCGGGATCCGGCACGGCAGTCCTCCGCGGCAATCTGGCACCGGATGGCGCCGTCATCAAGATAAGCGCGGCCGATCCACGGCTTCTCAGTCACGAAGGACCCGCTCTGGTCTTCGACAGCCTGGAGGACTATCTCGCGGTGATCGACGACGACCTCGACGTCACCGCAGACACCGTGCTGGTGGTTCGGAACCTCGGCCCGCGAGGCTACCCGGGGATGCCCGAGGTCGGGAACCTGCCGCTGCCGAAAAAGCTTCTCGCGCAGGGTGTTCGCGACCTGGTCAGGATCTCGGACGCCCGAATGAGCGGGACCGCTTACGGTGCATGCGTCCTCCATGTCTCTCCCGAGGCGGCGGTGGGCGGCCCGCTCGCCCTCGTTCACACGGGCGACCGCATCCGGCTGGACGCTGACGCCCGCCGCCTCGACCTTCTCGTGCGTGACGACGAGCTGGCGACTCGCCGCGCAGAGTGGACGCCTCCCCCTGCGCCCGCGGGAAGCGGATGGATGCGCCTCTACGTCGACCACGTGCAGCAGGCGGACCGTGGGGCGGACTTCGACTTCCTCGTCGGAGTCCGCGGGGATGCTCCGGCCAAGGCGGCCTTCTGA
- a CDS encoding FadR/GntR family transcriptional regulator, which translates to MTIDRQHPGATDPAIMDPVPLRGLHGHLLERLGTAIADGSLAPGEQIVPESLAHSVSVSRTVVREVLKVLESKGLVTARQRKGTRVSPEHEWNVLDPDVIRWRSSGPSSARQLAELLALRGAIEPLAARTASEAATEDDLRTLDGWLTEMDTAVTNQDWAAFTDADVSFHRALLHASGSLAIERIADPIEAAIRVRHRLQLVPATLSAEMTQRHRDIVDAIRDHDSSSAEAASRRIVDVAGYETMTTLSARLGGTVAP; encoded by the coding sequence GTGACCATCGATCGACAACACCCCGGCGCCACGGACCCAGCCATCATGGACCCGGTTCCTCTCCGCGGGCTGCACGGACATCTCCTTGAGCGGCTGGGCACAGCGATCGCTGACGGGTCGCTGGCTCCCGGCGAGCAGATCGTCCCTGAATCGCTCGCCCACTCCGTGTCCGTCTCCAGGACCGTCGTCCGGGAGGTGCTGAAAGTGCTGGAATCGAAAGGCCTGGTGACGGCCCGGCAGCGCAAGGGTACGCGGGTGTCTCCGGAGCACGAGTGGAATGTCCTCGATCCTGATGTGATCCGCTGGCGATCGAGCGGACCCAGCTCAGCACGCCAGCTTGCCGAACTGCTCGCGCTCCGTGGCGCCATCGAGCCGCTGGCCGCACGCACGGCGAGCGAGGCCGCTACCGAGGACGACCTCCGCACCCTCGACGGCTGGTTGACCGAGATGGATACCGCGGTCACCAACCAGGACTGGGCGGCGTTCACGGACGCCGACGTCTCGTTCCATCGGGCGCTGCTGCACGCGAGCGGCAGCCTGGCGATTGAACGCATCGCCGATCCGATCGAGGCCGCGATACGTGTCCGGCACCGGCTCCAGCTCGTCCCGGCGACGCTGTCCGCCGAAATGACCCAGCGCCATCGTGACATCGTCGACGCCATCCGTGACCACGACAGCAGCAGCGCCGAGGCCGCATCGCGGCGGATCGTGGATGTCGCGGGTTACGAAACGATGACCACGCTCTCCGCCCGCCTCGGCGGTACGGTCGCCCCGTGA
- a CDS encoding carbohydrate ABC transporter permease, which yields MSRNDDARVARGRRRRKSHDAKHAARFLLPFGTLFAFVMLAPIAYAIYQSFFQQRRSGLGFDAPVTVFVGLANYIATFQNADFLQSIGRVALVGIIQVPIMLGVALGLALLLDSKSARFGAAYRLIYFLPFAMPGVIAAIMWSFLYAPGVSPFEDLLAPLGIHLDFVSPDFVLFSIANMITWAWTGYNMLIIHSALKAIPAELIEAATIDGCSGWRIAWRIKVPLVRPALILTGVFSIIGTIQLYNEPQILGPGSHIAPSVTSTFTPIMVVQHAADLNNYNLAAAMSLVLALTTCVLSFGFLKLTQRRANEV from the coding sequence ATGAGTCGGAACGATGATGCCCGTGTGGCCCGTGGACGACGGCGCCGTAAGTCACACGATGCGAAGCACGCGGCACGATTCCTGCTGCCGTTCGGAACCCTGTTCGCATTCGTGATGCTCGCGCCCATCGCTTACGCCATCTACCAGAGCTTTTTCCAGCAGCGCCGTTCCGGGCTCGGCTTCGATGCTCCCGTGACAGTGTTCGTCGGGCTCGCGAACTACATCGCGACGTTCCAGAACGCCGACTTTCTCCAGTCGATCGGTCGCGTGGCTCTCGTCGGGATCATCCAGGTGCCGATCATGCTTGGAGTGGCCCTTGGGCTGGCGCTGCTTCTTGACTCGAAGTCCGCCCGGTTCGGGGCGGCTTACCGGCTGATCTACTTCCTGCCTTTCGCGATGCCCGGGGTGATTGCCGCAATCATGTGGTCCTTTCTCTACGCGCCCGGCGTCAGCCCGTTCGAGGACCTGCTTGCGCCGCTGGGCATCCACCTCGACTTTGTGTCGCCCGACTTCGTGCTCTTCTCGATCGCGAACATGATCACCTGGGCCTGGACCGGCTACAACATGCTCATCATCCACTCGGCGCTCAAGGCGATCCCGGCCGAGCTCATTGAGGCGGCGACCATCGACGGCTGCTCCGGGTGGCGAATCGCCTGGAGGATCAAGGTTCCGCTCGTGCGGCCGGCGCTCATCCTCACCGGTGTGTTCTCGATCATCGGCACCATCCAGCTATACAACGAGCCGCAGATCCTCGGACCTGGCAGCCACATCGCGCCCTCCGTTACGTCGACCTTCACGCCGATCATGGTGGTCCAGCACGCGGCCGACCTGAACAACTACAACTTGGCAGCCGCGATGTCGCTCGTGCTCGCCCTGACCACCTGCGTCCTTTCGTTCGGCTTCCTGAAGCTGACGCAGCGCCGCGCGAACGAGGTATGA
- a CDS encoding sugar kinase, producing MSLRLDAVCLGETMGQFVPTDGLGVQDSVAFALHQAGAESNVAIGLSRLGHRVAFSSRVGDDAIGRRVTAAIATSGVDTSLVRVMRDRRTGVFVKDPGGGSSVVAYYRSGSAASCLNRDDVDAALHRSPRLVHLSGITPALSASCDDAVGYAIDRAKGIGATVSFDVNHRPALWPGANAARRLQELADASDVCFVGLDEAEELWGIQDPNELRALLPGPRALVVKDGPRRAIAFEASGPVVVPALRVEVVEVVGAGDAFAAGFLSAFLRGRGAGDSLRSGHLLARAALLSLSDQGEAPTPSELAASIDDGSLWGIQ from the coding sequence GTGAGCCTCCGACTCGACGCGGTCTGCCTCGGCGAGACAATGGGGCAGTTCGTCCCCACCGATGGGCTCGGCGTCCAGGACTCGGTGGCCTTTGCACTGCACCAGGCCGGTGCGGAGTCCAACGTGGCGATCGGATTGAGCCGGCTGGGTCATCGCGTCGCCTTCTCGAGCCGTGTCGGAGACGACGCCATCGGGAGACGGGTCACCGCTGCGATCGCAACGAGCGGGGTCGACACCTCGCTAGTCCGCGTCATGCGCGACCGCAGGACAGGCGTGTTCGTCAAGGATCCGGGAGGCGGCTCCAGTGTCGTCGCCTACTATCGGTCAGGGTCCGCGGCGTCGTGTCTGAATCGCGACGATGTCGATGCCGCACTTCACAGGTCCCCCCGGCTCGTGCACCTGAGCGGGATCACCCCGGCTCTCTCCGCGAGCTGCGACGACGCCGTCGGCTACGCGATCGACCGGGCCAAGGGTATCGGTGCGACAGTGTCGTTCGACGTGAATCACCGGCCGGCACTGTGGCCGGGCGCGAACGCCGCACGCAGGCTCCAGGAACTCGCAGACGCGAGCGACGTGTGTTTCGTCGGTCTGGATGAGGCTGAGGAACTCTGGGGGATCCAAGATCCCAACGAGTTGCGCGCCCTTCTCCCCGGCCCTCGGGCACTCGTCGTGAAGGACGGGCCCCGGCGGGCAATCGCGTTCGAAGCCTCTGGCCCCGTCGTGGTCCCGGCGCTGCGCGTCGAGGTCGTCGAGGTCGTTGGCGCAGGCGACGCTTTCGCAGCAGGTTTCCTCTCGGCGTTTCTCCGCGGGCGTGGTGCCGGCGACTCGCTGCGCTCTGGGCACCTGCTCGCGCGCGCCGCGCTGCTGTCGCTCTCCGACCAAGGGGAGGCCCCGACGCCTTCTGAGCTGGCAGCATCCATCGACGACGGCTCACTCTGGGGAATTCAGTGA
- a CDS encoding ABC transporter substrate-binding protein, protein MKSTRARTALAVAALVPLLAMTACSGAGSSDAASGGHITLDFWGWAPGYDDSVKLWNASHPEIQVKFNTIPSGSGGGYAKMQAAVKAGTAPCLAQVGDESLPTFVASGALADISPYAKASADKFVKWTWNQVSVADKIVAIPVDTGPMAMFYRTDILKKDGIAVPTTWQEFADAAKKFKATGAANYLTTSPQDAYDVAAYSWQAGGPWFGIDGNSWKVSIDNPQTQKVAAYWQDLVAGGLVKSEPTLAEGWIKDVAADHIPIMISAVWAAPLIQSSLPAQAGKWAVAPMPQWTAGETAAGNNGGSTTAVLKGCKNLKEATQFATWFSTDKSSVANLIKKTGIYPASKAALEMPELNQPSAFYGGQDIYKVFKDAAANTDTSWKWGPTMTQVETDFTDGIGKATTGSDTLPGVVTAVQKSTVTAMKSQGLSVTQ, encoded by the coding sequence ATGAAGTCCACTCGAGCGCGAACCGCCCTGGCGGTGGCCGCCTTGGTCCCCCTTCTGGCAATGACCGCGTGCAGCGGCGCCGGATCCAGCGATGCGGCCTCCGGGGGGCACATCACTCTCGACTTCTGGGGCTGGGCTCCCGGATATGACGACTCCGTGAAGCTCTGGAACGCGAGCCATCCGGAGATCCAGGTCAAGTTCAATACGATCCCGTCCGGATCGGGCGGCGGATACGCCAAGATGCAGGCAGCGGTCAAGGCCGGCACGGCGCCCTGCCTCGCGCAGGTGGGGGACGAGTCGCTGCCGACGTTCGTCGCATCCGGCGCGCTCGCCGATATTTCTCCGTACGCGAAGGCCAGCGCGGACAAATTCGTGAAGTGGACCTGGAACCAGGTCTCCGTCGCAGACAAGATCGTCGCGATCCCGGTCGACACCGGTCCCATGGCGATGTTCTACCGCACGGACATCCTCAAGAAGGACGGCATCGCCGTCCCCACCACCTGGCAGGAGTTCGCTGACGCCGCGAAGAAGTTCAAGGCTACCGGTGCGGCCAACTACCTCACGACCTCGCCGCAGGACGCATACGACGTCGCCGCATACTCGTGGCAGGCCGGCGGACCGTGGTTCGGCATCGACGGGAACTCCTGGAAGGTGTCGATCGACAACCCGCAGACGCAGAAGGTGGCCGCGTACTGGCAGGACCTCGTCGCCGGCGGCCTGGTGAAGAGCGAGCCGACGCTGGCCGAGGGCTGGATCAAGGACGTCGCAGCCGACCACATTCCGATCATGATCTCCGCGGTGTGGGCAGCGCCGCTCATCCAGTCCAGCCTGCCCGCCCAGGCCGGCAAATGGGCTGTCGCCCCGATGCCGCAGTGGACGGCCGGAGAGACCGCGGCCGGCAACAACGGAGGCTCGACGACGGCTGTCCTCAAGGGTTGCAAGAACCTCAAAGAGGCGACTCAGTTCGCCACCTGGTTCAGCACCGACAAGTCGAGCGTCGCGAATCTGATCAAAAAGACAGGCATCTACCCCGCGTCGAAGGCGGCGCTCGAAATGCCCGAACTGAACCAGCCCTCGGCATTCTACGGCGGCCAGGACATCTATAAGGTGTTCAAGGATGCCGCGGCGAACACCGACACCAGCTGGAAATGGGGTCCGACGATGACCCAGGTCGAGACGGACTTCACAGATGGGATCGGAAAGGCGACCACAGGTAGCGACACGCTCCCCGGCGTCGTCACCGCCGTGCAGAAATCGACGGTCACTGCGATGAAGTCGCAGGGTCTATCGGTCACCCAATAG
- a CDS encoding dihydrodipicolinate synthase family protein, translated as MTGVLGTVAPPVRGICPVLETPFNDDESVDYASFDRLVEHVVGTGVRSVMFPGFASEFYKLGDEERTELTERLLRRVASIQGFTAVISVPDHATRLAVTRAVAAAEAGAGAINILPPHQLGPSGSSVREHIRAVARAVAPVPVVVQYAPAQTGTALDAATIASLAADEPNVSQVKVESTPPGSLISALLNQTPSLSSVVGYGGVQLIDALRRGAVGAQPGCSFTELYVAIWNAWEGGDRDDAVRLHTRLLPYISYWMQSVELIIAAEKRISQRRGIIASDRCRSPLRRLDSEEEAMIDRFLAEFAHHLPSPAFQKEIQ; from the coding sequence ATGACCGGCGTACTGGGAACCGTCGCGCCGCCGGTGCGCGGCATCTGTCCAGTTCTGGAGACACCCTTCAACGACGACGAGTCGGTTGATTACGCCAGCTTCGACCGGTTGGTCGAACATGTGGTCGGCACCGGGGTGCGAAGCGTGATGTTCCCGGGATTCGCGTCGGAGTTCTACAAGCTCGGAGACGAGGAGCGCACCGAGCTGACCGAGCGGCTACTGAGGCGGGTCGCCTCGATCCAGGGTTTCACCGCTGTCATCTCGGTACCTGACCACGCCACCCGGCTCGCTGTGACGAGAGCAGTAGCGGCCGCGGAGGCCGGCGCCGGTGCGATCAATATCCTGCCCCCACACCAGCTGGGTCCAAGCGGGTCCTCGGTGCGCGAACACATCCGTGCCGTGGCGCGCGCCGTCGCCCCCGTGCCGGTCGTGGTGCAATACGCACCGGCCCAGACCGGCACCGCACTCGACGCAGCGACCATCGCTTCCCTCGCCGCAGACGAGCCCAACGTGAGCCAGGTCAAGGTGGAATCCACGCCGCCAGGCTCGCTCATCAGTGCCCTTCTGAACCAGACGCCATCGTTGAGCTCTGTCGTCGGCTATGGCGGCGTACAGCTGATCGACGCGCTCCGCCGTGGGGCCGTGGGCGCGCAGCCGGGCTGTTCCTTCACCGAACTCTACGTGGCCATCTGGAACGCGTGGGAGGGCGGCGATCGCGACGACGCGGTCCGCCTCCACACCCGCCTGCTGCCGTACATCTCCTATTGGATGCAGAGCGTGGAACTCATCATCGCGGCAGAGAAGAGGATCTCGCAGCGACGCGGGATCATCGCCTCCGACCGATGCCGCTCTCCTCTCCGTAGGCTCGACTCCGAGGAGGAAGCGATGATCGACCGGTTCCTCGCCGAGTTCGCCCACCATCTTCCGTCCCCGGCCTTCCAGAAGGAGATCCAGTGA